From a region of the Odocoileus virginianus isolate 20LAN1187 ecotype Illinois chromosome 1, Ovbor_1.2, whole genome shotgun sequence genome:
- the GTPBP10 gene encoding GTP-binding protein 10 isoform X8: MVRGSCVLFRKYGNFIDNLRLFTKGGSGGMGYPRLGGEGGKGGDVWVVAHNKMTLKQLKDKYPQKRFVAGEGANSRVSALKGSKGKDCEIPVPVGVSVTDENGKVIGELNKEKDRILVAEGGLGGKLLTNFLPLKGQKRVIHLDLKLIADIGLVGFPNAGKSSLLSKISHAKPAIADYAFTTIKPELGKIMYSDFKQISVADLPGLIEGAHMNKGMGHKFLKHIERTKQLLFVVDISGFQLSSQTHYRTAFETIILLSKELELYKEELQTKPALLAVNKMDLPDAQDKFHVLMNQLQNPKEHTLPYRDDAFIFLSLVEDLLHK, encoded by the exons ATGGTGCGCGGCAGTTGCGTGTTGTTCAGAAAG TATGGAAACTTCATTGATAACCTGAGACTCTTCACCAAGGGAGGAAGTGGTGGAATGGGCTACCCTCGCTTAGGTGGAGAAGGTGGAAAAGGTGGTGATGTCTGGGTTGTAGCCCATAacaaaatgactttaaaacaGCTTAAGGATAAATATCCTCAGAAACGGTTTGTGGCTGGAGAAGGAGCAAATAGTCG agtTAGTGCACTGAAAGGCTCCAAAGGAAAAGACTGTGAAATTCCTGTACCTGTGGGTGTTTCAGTGACTGATGAAAATGGTAAAGTTATAG GAGAACTcaataaagagaaagacagaatttTGGTAGCTGAAGGAGGTCTTGGTGGTAAATTACTTACAAATTTCTTACCATTGAAAGGCCAGAAGCGAGTAATTCACCTTGATCTAAAACTTATAGCTGATATAGGCCTGGTGGG aTTCCCAAATGCTGGAAAATCCTCTTTGCTAAGTAAGATTTCTCATGCAAAACCTGCAATTGCAGATTATGCAT ttacaacAATAAAGCCTGAACTTGGAAAAATTATGTATAGTGATTTCAAACag aTATCTGTAGCTGATCTTCCTGGTTTAATAGAAGGAGCACATATGAACAAAGGAATGGGCCACAAATTCCTCAAGCATATAGAAAGAACTAAACAACTGCTTTTTGTT gttgATATTTCTGGATTTCAGCTTTCTTCCCAAACTCATTACAGAACTGCTTTTGAAACCATAATACTGCTTTCAAAA GAGTTAGAGTTGTACAAAGAGGAACTTCAGACAAAACCTGCACTCCTAGCAGTAAATAAAATGGACTTGCCAGATGCACAGGATAAATTCCATGTACTGATGAACCAACTCCAGAATCCTAAAG AACACACTCTACCATATAGAGatgatgctttcatttttctgagtCTAGTAGAGGACCTTTTGCACAAATGA
- the GTPBP10 gene encoding GTP-binding protein 10 isoform X4, giving the protein MVRGSCVLFRKYGNFIDNLRLFTKGGSGGMGYPRLGGEGGKGGDVWVVAHNKMTLKQLKDKYPQKRFVAGEGANSRVSALKGSKGKDCEIPVPVGVSVTDENGKVIGELNKEKDRILVAEGGLGGKLLTNFLPLKGQKRVIHLDLKLIADIGLVGFPNAGKSSLLSKISHAKPAIADYAFTTIKPELGKIMYSDFKQVDISGFQLSSQTHYRTAFETIILLSKELELYKEELQTKPALLAVNKMDLPDAQDKFHVLMNQLQNPKGKPVHSFSASLMNICFCFIDYAKAFDYVDHNKLWKILKEMGIPDHLTCLLRNLYAGQEATVRTGHGTTDWFQIGKGVRQVYILSPCLFNLYAEYLMRNAGLEETQAGIKIAGRNINNLRYVDDTTLMAESEEELKSLLMKVKEGSEKVGLKLNIQKIKIMASCPITSWEIDGETVADFIFGGSKITAGADCSHEIKRRLLLGRKVMTHLDSILKNRDITLPTKVRLVKAMVFPVVMYECNSWTMKKAEH; this is encoded by the exons ATGGTGCGCGGCAGTTGCGTGTTGTTCAGAAAG TATGGAAACTTCATTGATAACCTGAGACTCTTCACCAAGGGAGGAAGTGGTGGAATGGGCTACCCTCGCTTAGGTGGAGAAGGTGGAAAAGGTGGTGATGTCTGGGTTGTAGCCCATAacaaaatgactttaaaacaGCTTAAGGATAAATATCCTCAGAAACGGTTTGTGGCTGGAGAAGGAGCAAATAGTCG agtTAGTGCACTGAAAGGCTCCAAAGGAAAAGACTGTGAAATTCCTGTACCTGTGGGTGTTTCAGTGACTGATGAAAATGGTAAAGTTATAG GAGAACTcaataaagagaaagacagaatttTGGTAGCTGAAGGAGGTCTTGGTGGTAAATTACTTACAAATTTCTTACCATTGAAAGGCCAGAAGCGAGTAATTCACCTTGATCTAAAACTTATAGCTGATATAGGCCTGGTGGG aTTCCCAAATGCTGGAAAATCCTCTTTGCTAAGTAAGATTTCTCATGCAAAACCTGCAATTGCAGATTATGCAT ttacaacAATAAAGCCTGAACTTGGAAAAATTATGTATAGTGATTTCAAACag gttgATATTTCTGGATTTCAGCTTTCTTCCCAAACTCATTACAGAACTGCTTTTGAAACCATAATACTGCTTTCAAAA GAGTTAGAGTTGTACAAAGAGGAACTTCAGACAAAACCTGCACTCCTAGCAGTAAATAAAATGGACTTGCCAGATGCACAGGATAAATTCCATGTACTGATGAACCAACTCCAGAATCCTAAAGGTAAACCTGTTCATTCATTTAGTGCCAGTTTAATgaatatctgtttctgctttattgactatgccaaagcctttgactatgtggatcacaataaactctggaaaattctgaaagagatgggaataccagaccacctgacctgcctcttgagaaatctatatgcaggtcaggaagcaacagttagaactggacatggaacaacagactggttccaaataggaaaaggagtacgtcaagtctatatattgtcaccctgcttatttaacttatatgcagagtacctcatgagaaatgctgggctggaggaaacacaagctggaatcaagattgctgggagaaatatcaataacctcagatatgtggatgacaccacccttatggcagaaagtgaagaagaactaaagagcctcttgatgaaagtgaaagaagggagtgaaaaagttggcttaaagctcaacattcagaaaattaagatcatggcgtcctgtcccatcacttcatgggaaatagatggggaaacagtggctgactttatttttgggggctccaaaatcactgcaggtgctgattgcagtcatgaaattaaaagacgcttactccttggaaggaaagttatgacccacctagacagcatattaaaaaacagagacattactttgccaacaaaggtccgtctagtcaaggctatggtttttccagtggtcatgtatgaatgtaatagttggactatgaagaaagctgagcactga
- the GTPBP10 gene encoding GTP-binding protein 10 isoform X2, translated as MVRGSCVLFRKYGNFIDNLRLFTKGGSGGMGYPRLGGEGGKGGDVWVVAHNKMTLKQLKDKYPQKRFVAGEGANSRVSALKGSKGKDCEIPVPVGVSVTDENGKVIGELNKEKDRILVAEGGLGGKLLTNFLPLKGQKRVIHLDLKLIADIGLVGFPNAGKSSLLSKISHAKPAIADYAFTTIKPELGKIMYSDFKQISVADLPGLIEGAHMNKGMGHKFLKHIERTKQLLFVELELYKEELQTKPALLAVNKMDLPDAQDKFHVLMNQLQNPKGKPVHSFSASLMNICFCFIDYAKAFDYVDHNKLWKILKEMGIPDHLTCLLRNLYAGQEATVRTGHGTTDWFQIGKGVRQVYILSPCLFNLYAEYLMRNAGLEETQAGIKIAGRNINNLRYVDDTTLMAESEEELKSLLMKVKEGSEKVGLKLNIQKIKIMASCPITSWEIDGETVADFIFGGSKITAGADCSHEIKRRLLLGRKVMTHLDSILKNRDITLPTKVRLVKAMVFPVVMYECNSWTMKKAEH; from the exons ATGGTGCGCGGCAGTTGCGTGTTGTTCAGAAAG TATGGAAACTTCATTGATAACCTGAGACTCTTCACCAAGGGAGGAAGTGGTGGAATGGGCTACCCTCGCTTAGGTGGAGAAGGTGGAAAAGGTGGTGATGTCTGGGTTGTAGCCCATAacaaaatgactttaaaacaGCTTAAGGATAAATATCCTCAGAAACGGTTTGTGGCTGGAGAAGGAGCAAATAGTCG agtTAGTGCACTGAAAGGCTCCAAAGGAAAAGACTGTGAAATTCCTGTACCTGTGGGTGTTTCAGTGACTGATGAAAATGGTAAAGTTATAG GAGAACTcaataaagagaaagacagaatttTGGTAGCTGAAGGAGGTCTTGGTGGTAAATTACTTACAAATTTCTTACCATTGAAAGGCCAGAAGCGAGTAATTCACCTTGATCTAAAACTTATAGCTGATATAGGCCTGGTGGG aTTCCCAAATGCTGGAAAATCCTCTTTGCTAAGTAAGATTTCTCATGCAAAACCTGCAATTGCAGATTATGCAT ttacaacAATAAAGCCTGAACTTGGAAAAATTATGTATAGTGATTTCAAACag aTATCTGTAGCTGATCTTCCTGGTTTAATAGAAGGAGCACATATGAACAAAGGAATGGGCCACAAATTCCTCAAGCATATAGAAAGAACTAAACAACTGCTTTTTGTT GAGTTAGAGTTGTACAAAGAGGAACTTCAGACAAAACCTGCACTCCTAGCAGTAAATAAAATGGACTTGCCAGATGCACAGGATAAATTCCATGTACTGATGAACCAACTCCAGAATCCTAAAGGTAAACCTGTTCATTCATTTAGTGCCAGTTTAATgaatatctgtttctgctttattgactatgccaaagcctttgactatgtggatcacaataaactctggaaaattctgaaagagatgggaataccagaccacctgacctgcctcttgagaaatctatatgcaggtcaggaagcaacagttagaactggacatggaacaacagactggttccaaataggaaaaggagtacgtcaagtctatatattgtcaccctgcttatttaacttatatgcagagtacctcatgagaaatgctgggctggaggaaacacaagctggaatcaagattgctgggagaaatatcaataacctcagatatgtggatgacaccacccttatggcagaaagtgaagaagaactaaagagcctcttgatgaaagtgaaagaagggagtgaaaaagttggcttaaagctcaacattcagaaaattaagatcatggcgtcctgtcccatcacttcatgggaaatagatggggaaacagtggctgactttatttttgggggctccaaaatcactgcaggtgctgattgcagtcatgaaattaaaagacgcttactccttggaaggaaagttatgacccacctagacagcatattaaaaaacagagacattactttgccaacaaaggtccgtctagtcaaggctatggtttttccagtggtcatgtatgaatgtaatagttggactatgaagaaagctgagcactga
- the GTPBP10 gene encoding GTP-binding protein 10 isoform X1 has protein sequence MVRGSCVLFRKYGNFIDNLRLFTKGGSGGMGYPRLGGEGGKGGDVWVVAHNKMTLKQLKDKYPQKRFVAGEGANSRVSALKGSKGKDCEIPVPVGVSVTDENGKVIGELNKEKDRILVAEGGLGGKLLTNFLPLKGQKRVIHLDLKLIADIGLVGFPNAGKSSLLSKISHAKPAIADYAFTTIKPELGKIMYSDFKQISVADLPGLIEGAHMNKGMGHKFLKHIERTKQLLFVVDISGFQLSSQTHYRTAFETIILLSKELELYKEELQTKPALLAVNKMDLPDAQDKFHVLMNQLQNPKGKPVHSFSASLMNICFCFIDYAKAFDYVDHNKLWKILKEMGIPDHLTCLLRNLYAGQEATVRTGHGTTDWFQIGKGVRQVYILSPCLFNLYAEYLMRNAGLEETQAGIKIAGRNINNLRYVDDTTLMAESEEELKSLLMKVKEGSEKVGLKLNIQKIKIMASCPITSWEIDGETVADFIFGGSKITAGADCSHEIKRRLLLGRKVMTHLDSILKNRDITLPTKVRLVKAMVFPVVMYECNSWTMKKAEH, from the exons ATGGTGCGCGGCAGTTGCGTGTTGTTCAGAAAG TATGGAAACTTCATTGATAACCTGAGACTCTTCACCAAGGGAGGAAGTGGTGGAATGGGCTACCCTCGCTTAGGTGGAGAAGGTGGAAAAGGTGGTGATGTCTGGGTTGTAGCCCATAacaaaatgactttaaaacaGCTTAAGGATAAATATCCTCAGAAACGGTTTGTGGCTGGAGAAGGAGCAAATAGTCG agtTAGTGCACTGAAAGGCTCCAAAGGAAAAGACTGTGAAATTCCTGTACCTGTGGGTGTTTCAGTGACTGATGAAAATGGTAAAGTTATAG GAGAACTcaataaagagaaagacagaatttTGGTAGCTGAAGGAGGTCTTGGTGGTAAATTACTTACAAATTTCTTACCATTGAAAGGCCAGAAGCGAGTAATTCACCTTGATCTAAAACTTATAGCTGATATAGGCCTGGTGGG aTTCCCAAATGCTGGAAAATCCTCTTTGCTAAGTAAGATTTCTCATGCAAAACCTGCAATTGCAGATTATGCAT ttacaacAATAAAGCCTGAACTTGGAAAAATTATGTATAGTGATTTCAAACag aTATCTGTAGCTGATCTTCCTGGTTTAATAGAAGGAGCACATATGAACAAAGGAATGGGCCACAAATTCCTCAAGCATATAGAAAGAACTAAACAACTGCTTTTTGTT gttgATATTTCTGGATTTCAGCTTTCTTCCCAAACTCATTACAGAACTGCTTTTGAAACCATAATACTGCTTTCAAAA GAGTTAGAGTTGTACAAAGAGGAACTTCAGACAAAACCTGCACTCCTAGCAGTAAATAAAATGGACTTGCCAGATGCACAGGATAAATTCCATGTACTGATGAACCAACTCCAGAATCCTAAAGGTAAACCTGTTCATTCATTTAGTGCCAGTTTAATgaatatctgtttctgctttattgactatgccaaagcctttgactatgtggatcacaataaactctggaaaattctgaaagagatgggaataccagaccacctgacctgcctcttgagaaatctatatgcaggtcaggaagcaacagttagaactggacatggaacaacagactggttccaaataggaaaaggagtacgtcaagtctatatattgtcaccctgcttatttaacttatatgcagagtacctcatgagaaatgctgggctggaggaaacacaagctggaatcaagattgctgggagaaatatcaataacctcagatatgtggatgacaccacccttatggcagaaagtgaagaagaactaaagagcctcttgatgaaagtgaaagaagggagtgaaaaagttggcttaaagctcaacattcagaaaattaagatcatggcgtcctgtcccatcacttcatgggaaatagatggggaaacagtggctgactttatttttgggggctccaaaatcactgcaggtgctgattgcagtcatgaaattaaaagacgcttactccttggaaggaaagttatgacccacctagacagcatattaaaaaacagagacattactttgccaacaaaggtccgtctagtcaaggctatggtttttccagtggtcatgtatgaatgtaatagttggactatgaagaaagctgagcactga
- the GTPBP10 gene encoding GTP-binding protein 10 isoform X6 encodes MYSDFKQISVADLPGLIEGAHMNKGMGHKFLKHIERTKQLLFVVDISGFQLSSQTHYRTAFETIILLSKELELYKEELQTKPALLAVNKMDLPDAQDKFHVLMNQLQNPKGKPVHSFSASLMNICFCFIDYAKAFDYVDHNKLWKILKEMGIPDHLTCLLRNLYAGQEATVRTGHGTTDWFQIGKGVRQVYILSPCLFNLYAEYLMRNAGLEETQAGIKIAGRNINNLRYVDDTTLMAESEEELKSLLMKVKEGSEKVGLKLNIQKIKIMASCPITSWEIDGETVADFIFGGSKITAGADCSHEIKRRLLLGRKVMTHLDSILKNRDITLPTKVRLVKAMVFPVVMYECNSWTMKKAEH; translated from the exons ATGTATAGTGATTTCAAACag aTATCTGTAGCTGATCTTCCTGGTTTAATAGAAGGAGCACATATGAACAAAGGAATGGGCCACAAATTCCTCAAGCATATAGAAAGAACTAAACAACTGCTTTTTGTT gttgATATTTCTGGATTTCAGCTTTCTTCCCAAACTCATTACAGAACTGCTTTTGAAACCATAATACTGCTTTCAAAA GAGTTAGAGTTGTACAAAGAGGAACTTCAGACAAAACCTGCACTCCTAGCAGTAAATAAAATGGACTTGCCAGATGCACAGGATAAATTCCATGTACTGATGAACCAACTCCAGAATCCTAAAGGTAAACCTGTTCATTCATTTAGTGCCAGTTTAATgaatatctgtttctgctttattgactatgccaaagcctttgactatgtggatcacaataaactctggaaaattctgaaagagatgggaataccagaccacctgacctgcctcttgagaaatctatatgcaggtcaggaagcaacagttagaactggacatggaacaacagactggttccaaataggaaaaggagtacgtcaagtctatatattgtcaccctgcttatttaacttatatgcagagtacctcatgagaaatgctgggctggaggaaacacaagctggaatcaagattgctgggagaaatatcaataacctcagatatgtggatgacaccacccttatggcagaaagtgaagaagaactaaagagcctcttgatgaaagtgaaagaagggagtgaaaaagttggcttaaagctcaacattcagaaaattaagatcatggcgtcctgtcccatcacttcatgggaaatagatggggaaacagtggctgactttatttttgggggctccaaaatcactgcaggtgctgattgcagtcatgaaattaaaagacgcttactccttggaaggaaagttatgacccacctagacagcatattaaaaaacagagacattactttgccaacaaaggtccgtctagtcaaggctatggtttttccagtggtcatgtatgaatgtaatagttggactatgaagaaagctgagcactga
- the GTPBP10 gene encoding GTP-binding protein 10 isoform X3 — MGYPRLGGEGGKGGDVWVVAHNKMTLKQLKDKYPQKRFVAGEGANSRVSALKGSKGKDCEIPVPVGVSVTDENGKVIGELNKEKDRILVAEGGLGGKLLTNFLPLKGQKRVIHLDLKLIADIGLVGFPNAGKSSLLSKISHAKPAIADYAFTTIKPELGKIMYSDFKQISVADLPGLIEGAHMNKGMGHKFLKHIERTKQLLFVVDISGFQLSSQTHYRTAFETIILLSKELELYKEELQTKPALLAVNKMDLPDAQDKFHVLMNQLQNPKGKPVHSFSASLMNICFCFIDYAKAFDYVDHNKLWKILKEMGIPDHLTCLLRNLYAGQEATVRTGHGTTDWFQIGKGVRQVYILSPCLFNLYAEYLMRNAGLEETQAGIKIAGRNINNLRYVDDTTLMAESEEELKSLLMKVKEGSEKVGLKLNIQKIKIMASCPITSWEIDGETVADFIFGGSKITAGADCSHEIKRRLLLGRKVMTHLDSILKNRDITLPTKVRLVKAMVFPVVMYECNSWTMKKAEH, encoded by the exons ATGGGCTACCCTCGCTTAGGTGGAGAAGGTGGAAAAGGTGGTGATGTCTGGGTTGTAGCCCATAacaaaatgactttaaaacaGCTTAAGGATAAATATCCTCAGAAACGGTTTGTGGCTGGAGAAGGAGCAAATAGTCG agtTAGTGCACTGAAAGGCTCCAAAGGAAAAGACTGTGAAATTCCTGTACCTGTGGGTGTTTCAGTGACTGATGAAAATGGTAAAGTTATAG GAGAACTcaataaagagaaagacagaatttTGGTAGCTGAAGGAGGTCTTGGTGGTAAATTACTTACAAATTTCTTACCATTGAAAGGCCAGAAGCGAGTAATTCACCTTGATCTAAAACTTATAGCTGATATAGGCCTGGTGGG aTTCCCAAATGCTGGAAAATCCTCTTTGCTAAGTAAGATTTCTCATGCAAAACCTGCAATTGCAGATTATGCAT ttacaacAATAAAGCCTGAACTTGGAAAAATTATGTATAGTGATTTCAAACag aTATCTGTAGCTGATCTTCCTGGTTTAATAGAAGGAGCACATATGAACAAAGGAATGGGCCACAAATTCCTCAAGCATATAGAAAGAACTAAACAACTGCTTTTTGTT gttgATATTTCTGGATTTCAGCTTTCTTCCCAAACTCATTACAGAACTGCTTTTGAAACCATAATACTGCTTTCAAAA GAGTTAGAGTTGTACAAAGAGGAACTTCAGACAAAACCTGCACTCCTAGCAGTAAATAAAATGGACTTGCCAGATGCACAGGATAAATTCCATGTACTGATGAACCAACTCCAGAATCCTAAAGGTAAACCTGTTCATTCATTTAGTGCCAGTTTAATgaatatctgtttctgctttattgactatgccaaagcctttgactatgtggatcacaataaactctggaaaattctgaaagagatgggaataccagaccacctgacctgcctcttgagaaatctatatgcaggtcaggaagcaacagttagaactggacatggaacaacagactggttccaaataggaaaaggagtacgtcaagtctatatattgtcaccctgcttatttaacttatatgcagagtacctcatgagaaatgctgggctggaggaaacacaagctggaatcaagattgctgggagaaatatcaataacctcagatatgtggatgacaccacccttatggcagaaagtgaagaagaactaaagagcctcttgatgaaagtgaaagaagggagtgaaaaagttggcttaaagctcaacattcagaaaattaagatcatggcgtcctgtcccatcacttcatgggaaatagatggggaaacagtggctgactttatttttgggggctccaaaatcactgcaggtgctgattgcagtcatgaaattaaaagacgcttactccttggaaggaaagttatgacccacctagacagcatattaaaaaacagagacattactttgccaacaaaggtccgtctagtcaaggctatggtttttccagtggtcatgtatgaatgtaatagttggactatgaagaaagctgagcactga
- the FAM237B gene encoding protein FAM237B, giving the protein MDFATRWFYLPLGCMLLIHLTHADFEFQKWVLASNNPGIMEDIDPQCWNMCSLTLIELKELKIEHNVDAFWNFMLFLQKSQWPRHYNVFLSIAQDFWDMYVDCLLSRSHGMGRRQLMSPRYNFLQKIREFKCVLR; this is encoded by the coding sequence ATGGATTTTGCCACAAGATGGTTCTACCTGCCTTTGGGTTGCATGTTGCTGATCCATCTGACTCATGCTGACTTTGAATTTCAAAAGTGGGTACTTGCCAGCAACAACCCAGGGATCATGGAAGACATTGATCCCCAGTGCTGGAATATGTGCTCTTTGACATTGATAGAACTCAAGGAACTCAAGATAGAGCACAATGTGGATGCTTTCTGGAATTTCATGTTGTTCCTGCAAAAATCCCAGTGGCCTAGACATTATAATGTCTTCTTAAGCATAGCTCAGGATTTCTGGGACATGTATGTAGACTGCTTGCTTTCAAGATCTCATGGAATGGGCAGAAGACAGTTGATGTCTCCCAGGTATAATTTTCTACAGAAGATAAGAGAATTTAAATGTGTACTGAGATAA